agcgctgactcattggaaagtgCTTTATgtgcattaactcatttaattattACATCAACTCACTGAGGTAGGCACTATTACAAATACATTTCCCAGATGAGAAGTAATGTGCCCAGAGGCTGCACTCTTGACCAGTAAGCTATTCTGCTTCAAAAGCATGATGGAGGAACCTCATCACTTGCTTTGAGCAGACTGGATAAGGCTCCACCAAGCCTTGTAAATATTAAAACAGTCTGTTCACATGGCAAATCTGGATATATCAATGCATGGTTTATAAGTGAAAATTTGTAAAGGGCACATTAGTATAAGCTACTTCTTTACACTTTGTCTCAAAACCAGGATTCTATATGggtgaaaaatatgttttctctttccttggtCGAATAAGCCACTAAAACAAAAAGGCCCTAAATCAGAGTTCGTAGAAGTTGTAACTTTCCCTTTTTGGAGTTCAGTTATTAGAACTTGCAGCAAAAAGAGACTCTTGGAGGTTGTAGAAAGTGTGACCTTTATCAGGTTGTATGATCATTTTTCAGAGTTTCAAGTGACTGCTGGATGGATCTGGCTGTGAGCAGCATGTCAGGAGCTCATGTCCCTTTGTTCCAGGTCTCTCAGGCGGCCGCGGAGCTTCAGCAATACTGCATGCAGAATGCCTGCAAGGATGCCTTGCTGGTGGGCGTTCCAGCTGGAAGCAATCCCTTTCGGGAGCCCAGGTCCTGTGCTTTACTCTGAAGACTGGTGAGTAATGATACCCCAGGCCATCTTGGggccatgggattatcctggggCTTCTTACATTTCTACTGTTCTtgaggaaattaaaataaatctcagCAAAATGCACAACTTTACCTGAAGGGTGACTCTAATCTGCTGGCTTGTGAAATACATCTAATTAGGAGAGCCTCAATCCCCTTGTACTAACTCACCAGATGATAATATCCTTATGTACTTGAGCTTTTGAGCTGACTTGGCCAACAGTAATTTCTTGTCCTTAATACCATCTTCTCTGTCCTTACACCATCCTGGAGTTGTGATGTTGCTTGGTGCTGTCAACTGACTGGTTACTCTTGGGACTAAGCACTCTGCAGAGGAGACTCGTTCCTGCCACCAGCTGTGATTTCTTTCCTAGAGGCTTTCAGAatgtatttctgtgtattaatggAGGAACAAATGTAGTAACTGGGGAAAGTGTAAGTAGGATTAAAAGAGccttaaaaatgtattcttgAAATGAAAACACCTCTTTAAAGGGTAGCCTACATTTCCTGGGTTCTAATGTGTTATATGGGGTCTTAattcatattttcacttttttttttttaagaggtcaGGGCATAAATTATTAGTCTTTTGGGGCCAGTATATTTCAAGTTACATATTCTCAGGAGTGTTTATGGGTtctccaggtggcgcagtggtaaagaatccgtctgtcaatgcaggagatgcagtttcgatccctgatctgggaagaccccctggagtaggaaatggcaatcgctccagtattcttgcctggaaaattccatgaacagacagaggagcctggcaggctacagtccatggactcgcaaagagtcagatacaactgagtgagcacacacacatacacaagggGTGTTTATACAGGAAGTAATCCTCTTAGGTCTTTTTTCATATACTTGAAAAGGAAATTATTCACGTTAACAAGAAGGAAGTAATAATACTATTAGGTGCTATTGTATCTTTTAATGGAAAATGTCTACatttatgatattaaaataatagtcTTATGTTGGcatagcatttgtctttttacaaagcactttcatgGGTGTTACTCATTCAATGGTGTGGTTTGGATTTTCTGATATTAACCTATTACTTTCTACTTTGAGAACCCTAAACTGACCTATGAAATAATGACtagttaattttatgtataaatCTTACTAAGTGAAAACCTACCAAATTTTCTTTACAGTAGAGAAGAAGTTGGCTGAAGAATGCTTTCAAGCACAAACTGATGAATGCCTGCCTCCAAATTTCAAGAAAACACTTCTCTAACCACGTGACTTCTAGATATTTCACAGGACCGTTCCTGTGACCTGGTCCTTTAGCCAACATTCTACAGAAATTGATGTTTCTACTCAATAAGGAAACTGGGTGAAGGTGgagattttaaataataatggcCTGATTCTTTGTTGAAGTGCTTTATACTTAAACAAAAACCTTACCGCCAAATATACCAAAATACACTTCTTTCATTAAGTGAATTACTAGCGTTTCTATGCCTGGAATgttatgtatgttttat
This is a stretch of genomic DNA from Bos javanicus breed banteng chromosome 8, ARS-OSU_banteng_1.0, whole genome shotgun sequence. It encodes these proteins:
- the GNG10 gene encoding guanine nucleotide-binding protein G(I)/G(S)/G(O) subunit gamma-10 is translated as MSSGASVSALQRLVEQLKLEAGVERIKVSQAAAELQQYCMQNACKDALLVGVPAGSNPFREPRSCALL